In one window of Terriglobales bacterium DNA:
- a CDS encoding SemiSWEET transporter: MSVHNPAYFTVIGLAAGTFTTLSFVPQLVKTVRTRRTKDMSGLWLTCFICGLILWLTYGLLLPSMPIILANAATLLLTLPILFIKIAQRNRPE; encoded by the coding sequence GTGAGCGTGCACAATCCTGCCTATTTCACCGTAATCGGACTCGCGGCGGGAACTTTCACCACGCTCTCATTCGTTCCGCAACTTGTGAAAACCGTGCGCACTCGGCGCACGAAAGATATGTCGGGATTGTGGCTCACATGCTTCATCTGTGGACTGATTCTGTGGCTGACCTACGGCCTGCTGCTTCCGTCCATGCCGATCATCCTGGCCAATGCCGCAACTCTGCTGCTTACGCTCCCGATTTTGTTCATCAAGATCGCCCAACGGAATCGCCCCGAATAA